Proteins from one Syntrophales bacterium genomic window:
- a CDS encoding Eco57I restriction-modification methylase domain-containing protein: MTTLNFTRTRELLQQFDFQTLFIEELGWDHHQSRLDISIDGQNFTLTAIAQKRGMVAFNCSPSSGLPDYPTRRKIEQQTSRAVHEHLIIYTDTNKTTQIWQWVKREAGKPTACREHTYRRHQPGDALIQKLQSIVFSLEEENILTLPDVTGRARAAFDVDRITKRFYDRFKAEHAAFLKFLKGIPDEEMQRWYASVMLNRLMFIYFIQKKNFMDGNADYLRNKLKAHQKNGKDLFYSEFLCPLFFEGFAKNEAERSETVNRLLGKVPYLNGGLFLKHQIEELHGEKIQIADTAFENLFTFFEQYQWHLDERPLRADNEINPDVLGYIFEKYINQKQMGAYYTKEDITGYIGKNTIIPFLFDRARQKCRIAFEGDHSLWRLLQADPDRYIYDAVKKGVELPLPEDIAVGLNDVSKRTEWNKPAPVEYALPTEIWREVVARRKRYEEVRGKLSGGKIRDINDLITYNLNIRQFAQDVIENSEGPELLRAFWHAIESVTILDPTCGSGAFLFAALNILEPLYEACLNRMEVFIDDLERSGEKHRPEKFSDFRTILKRVEQHPNPRYFIMKSIILNNLYGVDIMDEAVEICKLRLFLKLVAQIERMEDIEPLPDIDFNIQAGNTLVGFATYADVEKAVTSKLDFENSMERIAVKVADIQQYFDAFRQRQLEGDGSVPTAHKEALCVRLKNLEHELNRYLANEYGINQRGKGAYDKWLSVHKPFHWFVEFHGILNGGGFDVIIGNPPYLEMREADYLPKNLTCIENGTIHALCIERSLQLLQQHGCMSMIVPLALVSTQRMQMVQVLLEEGRNAWYANYSWRPGKLFDTVNRALTIFAATPAKQGQTFSTNYQKWSSDNRDLLMAGLYYMPVPRQRPAFWVPKLGQTIEQSLLEKVFQVKTLLNHFMRDTEHRVYYRTDGGLYWKVFTDFPPAFSVNGVEGHSTRETWFALAQKDMVKAAIAALSSDIFWWWYTITSNCRHLNPYDIQNFPIPDTALGDPQLDQLGGIYLEDLKNNSTMLVRQQRQTGRTETQSFKIQKSKPIIDEIDRVLAQHYGFTEEELDFIINYDIKYRMGRENHDDL, translated from the coding sequence TTGACCACGTTAAATTTCACAAGAACCCGCGAACTTCTGCAACAATTCGATTTTCAAACACTCTTCATTGAGGAACTTGGGTGGGATCATCACCAGTCCCGATTAGATATTTCCATCGACGGTCAGAACTTTACCCTGACCGCAATAGCCCAGAAAAGGGGCATGGTTGCTTTTAACTGCTCACCCAGCAGTGGTCTTCCCGATTACCCGACCCGCAGGAAAATCGAGCAACAGACCTCCAGGGCAGTCCACGAGCACCTCATCATCTACACGGACACAAACAAGACAACGCAGATCTGGCAGTGGGTCAAGCGGGAGGCAGGCAAGCCGACAGCGTGCCGTGAACACACCTATCGCCGCCATCAGCCCGGTGACGCCCTGATCCAGAAACTGCAAAGCATTGTTTTCAGCCTTGAAGAAGAGAACATCCTCACTCTCCCCGATGTGACCGGCCGCGCCCGCGCTGCCTTTGACGTTGACCGTATTACCAAGCGTTTCTATGACCGCTTCAAGGCCGAGCACGCCGCATTCCTAAAATTCCTCAAAGGCATTCCCGATGAAGAGATGCAGCGCTGGTATGCCTCCGTTATGCTCAATCGCCTGATGTTCATCTACTTTATCCAGAAAAAGAATTTTATGGACGGCAATGCCGATTACCTGCGCAACAAACTCAAGGCACACCAGAAAAACGGCAAAGACCTCTTCTACAGCGAATTCCTCTGCCCTCTCTTTTTTGAAGGTTTCGCGAAAAATGAAGCCGAGCGGTCCGAGACCGTAAACAGGCTCTTAGGCAAGGTACCCTATCTCAACGGCGGCCTGTTTCTGAAACACCAGATCGAGGAACTCCACGGGGAAAAGATTCAGATTGCCGATACTGCCTTTGAAAACCTCTTTACGTTCTTCGAACAGTATCAGTGGCACCTGGATGAGCGTCCCCTTCGGGCAGATAACGAAATCAATCCCGATGTATTGGGCTACATCTTTGAAAAGTATATCAACCAGAAGCAGATGGGCGCCTACTACACCAAGGAGGACATCACCGGGTACATTGGCAAGAACACGATCATCCCCTTTCTCTTTGACAGGGCGCGGCAAAAATGCAGGATTGCCTTTGAAGGTGATCATTCCCTCTGGCGGTTACTCCAGGCCGATCCCGACCGCTACATCTATGACGCGGTAAAAAAGGGCGTTGAGCTACCGTTGCCGGAAGATATTGCGGTGGGACTGAACGACGTTTCCAAGCGGACGGAATGGAACAAACCTGCCCCTGTTGAATATGCACTCCCCACGGAAATCTGGCGGGAGGTGGTCGCACGGCGCAAGCGCTATGAAGAAGTAAGAGGCAAACTCTCAGGCGGTAAAATCCGCGACATCAATGATCTTATTACCTATAACCTCAATATCCGCCAGTTCGCCCAGGATGTCATCGAAAACAGCGAAGGGCCGGAACTCCTGCGCGCCTTCTGGCACGCCATCGAGAGCGTGACCATCCTCGATCCGACCTGTGGATCAGGGGCCTTTCTTTTTGCCGCCCTAAATATCCTCGAACCCCTCTATGAGGCTTGCCTAAACAGGATGGAGGTTTTTATAGACGACCTGGAACGCTCCGGTGAAAAACACCGCCCGGAAAAATTCAGCGACTTTCGCACAATCCTGAAGCGCGTTGAACAGCACCCCAATCCCCGTTACTTCATCATGAAGTCCATCATCCTGAACAATCTCTATGGTGTGGACATCATGGACGAGGCCGTAGAAATCTGCAAGCTTCGCCTCTTCCTCAAGCTCGTTGCCCAGATAGAGCGGATGGAGGACATCGAACCCCTTCCTGATATTGACTTCAACATACAGGCGGGAAATACCCTGGTGGGTTTTGCGACTTACGCCGATGTTGAGAAGGCTGTTACCAGCAAGCTGGATTTTGAAAACAGTATGGAGCGCATTGCCGTCAAAGTGGCGGATATTCAACAGTACTTTGACGCCTTCCGACAACGCCAGCTTGAAGGTGACGGTTCAGTCCCGACCGCCCATAAAGAGGCGCTCTGCGTTCGCCTGAAAAACTTAGAACACGAACTCAATCGTTACTTGGCTAACGAATATGGAATCAATCAAAGGGGAAAAGGCGCCTATGACAAATGGTTGTCCGTCCACAAGCCCTTCCACTGGTTCGTCGAGTTCCACGGTATCCTTAACGGAGGCGGTTTCGATGTGATTATCGGCAATCCGCCGTATCTCGAAATGCGAGAAGCCGATTATCTCCCGAAGAACTTAACATGTATTGAAAACGGTACTATTCATGCGTTGTGTATTGAACGCAGCCTACAACTGTTACAACAGCATGGATGCATGAGCATGATCGTTCCCTTAGCCTTGGTGTCCACACAACGGATGCAAATGGTGCAAGTCCTTCTGGAGGAAGGCCGGAATGCCTGGTATGCCAATTATTCCTGGCGACCGGGCAAGCTTTTCGACACGGTCAACCGTGCCCTGACTATCTTTGCAGCTACCCCTGCAAAACAGGGGCAGACATTTTCCACAAACTATCAGAAATGGTCATCAGACAACCGGGACCTACTCATGGCAGGTTTATATTACATGCCTGTCCCCCGCCAGCGCCCTGCCTTTTGGGTGCCGAAACTGGGGCAAACAATAGAGCAATCACTTCTCGAAAAGGTCTTCCAGGTAAAAACCCTTCTGAATCACTTCATGAGAGATACAGAACATCGGGTGTATTACCGCACAGATGGTGGTTTATATTGGAAGGTGTTCACCGATTTTCCGCCGGCATTTAGCGTTAACGGAGTAGAAGGACATTCGACGCGGGAAACCTGGTTTGCCCTTGCCCAGAAGGACATGGTAAAGGCGGCCATCGCTGCCTTGAGCAGTGATATCTTCTGGTGGTGGTACACCATAACGTCAAATTGCCGGCATCTTAATCCCTATGACATTCAAAACTTCCCCATTCCAGATACAGCCCTTGGTGATCCACAACTGGACCAGCTCGGTGGAATCTATCTGGAAGACTTGAAAAATAACAGCACAATGTTAGTCCGCCAACAACGTCAAACCGGACGCACCGAAACTCAGTCATTTAAGATTCAAAAATCCAAACCCATCATTGACGAAATCGACCGCGTCCTCGCCCAGCACTACGGCTTCACCGAGGAAGAACTGGACTTCATCATCAACTACGACATCAAATACCGCATGGGACGTGAGAACCATGACGACCTGTGA
- a CDS encoding helix-turn-helix domain-containing protein, with protein MNTAEKIYNEIVAIPVSEREKLFAIIARKGFEKDYYKYEEVFDDVPQTFTVKEAAQYLEVAEITVRRWTKEGKLPFSVVGKNYVYSVEDLRRRKHNNKPKTGGTLPQER; from the coding sequence ATGAACACGGCAGAAAAAATATACAATGAAATCGTAGCCATACCTGTGAGTGAAAGGGAAAAGCTGTTTGCGATCATCGCCCGCAAGGGTTTTGAAAAAGATTATTACAAATACGAAGAGGTATTTGACGATGTTCCACAAACCTTCACGGTAAAGGAAGCGGCACAGTACCTCGAAGTTGCTGAAATCACAGTGCGGCGATGGACGAAAGAAGGAAAGCTTCCATTTAGTGTTGTAGGTAAAAATTATGTTTATAGTGTCGAAGACTTAAGAAGACGAAAGCATAACAATAAACCTAAAACGGGGGGAACCCTGCCGCAAGAACGATGA
- a CDS encoding type II toxin-antitoxin system RelE/ParE family toxin codes for MDILFTPLFRRFVKKQALPFQVVIRDEVDRICDNPEIGESKKSDLTGFRVHKFKFKKQEYLMAYEKKERSLIFYMVGTHENFYRDLKNYLSEV; via the coding sequence ATGGATATTCTGTTCACCCCGCTATTCAGGAGATTTGTCAAAAAACAGGCCTTACCGTTCCAGGTTGTGATACGGGACGAAGTGGATAGAATATGCGATAATCCGGAGATTGGCGAAAGCAAAAAGAGCGATCTGACAGGTTTTCGGGTGCACAAATTCAAGTTCAAAAAACAAGAATATCTCATGGCATATGAAAAAAAAGAAAGAAGTCTCATCTTTTACATGGTAGGCACACACGAAAATTTCTATAGGGATCTAAAAAATTATCTGAGTGAGGTTTAA
- a CDS encoding helicase-related protein: MPRIFDNIDQQLLTALQETLNLADRADFCVGYFNLRGWKQLDSYIEQWSGGEGQCCRLLVGMQRLPEEELRTAMSLLKRDATDIDNQTAQLLKKKLADEFRNQLTIGIPTNDDEVGLRRLATQIKAKKVIVKLFLRHPLHAKLYLLFRPDPINPTIGYLGSSNLTFAGLSQQGELNVDVLDHDACQKLSKWFEDRWNDRWCLDISDELVRIIEESWAREELLPPYHIYVKMAYHLSQEARSGLSEFRIPRDFGNKLFEFQTAAVKIAAHHLNKRGGVLIGDVVGLGKTLMATALARIFEDDHGLETLIICPKNLVAMWEDYRDQYRLRARVLSISRAINELPDLRRYRLVLIDESHNLRNREGKRYRAIHEYIQENESKCILLSATPYNKTYLDLANQLRLFVEEDRDIGIRPERLLRELGEIEFTRHFQCPHRSLAAFEKSEYPDDWRELMRLYLVRRTRSFIQENYADTDVSTGRQYLTFEDGTRSYFPERRPKTIKFEINDADPNDQYARLYSPDVVETINGLSLPRYGLGNYLTASPHSPPTQAEARVIQDLSRAGKRLMGFCRTNLFKRLESGGQAFLQSIERHILRNYIYLLAIEQGHPLPIGTQDAGLLDARIFDEDADATDVITDMFDDENTDDEKKPSVTDALRTEEDFKLRASEVYTEYSEQFKTRFRWLRPDLFVKSLGKDLHNDAQSLLKVLQKCGEWNAYKDAKLATLEKLLTEKHPSEKVIVFTQFADTVRYLESRLRARGIQKLAGVTGDSPNPTALAWQFSPESNNKRERISAEDELRVLIATDVLSEGQNLQDCAVVVNYDLPWAIIRLVQRAGRVDRIGQKSENILCYSFLPADGVERIIGLRARVRRRLQENAEVVGTDEAFFEDDRNDQVIVDLYNEKAGILDGDIDSEVDLASYAYQIWKNAVTRDPRLQKIIPELPNVCYSTKAHRQTDKEPDGILVYLRTAEGNDALVWVDKEGKSVTESQLAILKAAECKPETPALNRHQRHHELVKKGVELIIEEEKSVGGELGRPSGARYRAYERLKRYAEEIRGTLFESQELLKAIDDIYRYPLRSSATDTLNRQFRSGISDEILAQLVVALRDEGRLCLVHEEEQAQEPRIICSMGLLGKSE; the protein is encoded by the coding sequence ATGCCACGCATCTTTGACAATATTGATCAACAACTGCTGACTGCTTTACAAGAAACCCTGAACCTTGCCGATCGCGCCGATTTCTGTGTCGGCTATTTCAATCTACGTGGTTGGAAACAGTTAGATTCCTATATCGAGCAGTGGTCAGGGGGAGAAGGACAGTGCTGCCGCCTGCTTGTGGGGATGCAGCGATTGCCGGAGGAAGAACTCCGGACAGCCATGAGCCTCCTCAAACGTGACGCAACCGATATAGATAATCAAACCGCTCAACTCCTGAAGAAAAAATTAGCTGATGAATTTCGAAACCAGTTAACAATCGGTATCCCGACGAATGATGATGAAGTCGGATTACGCCGTCTCGCTACTCAGATAAAAGCAAAGAAGGTCATCGTCAAACTCTTCCTCCGCCACCCTCTTCATGCAAAACTCTACCTTCTTTTCCGCCCCGATCCCATCAACCCAACGATAGGCTATTTAGGCAGCAGCAATTTGACGTTCGCAGGTCTGTCACAGCAGGGTGAACTTAACGTGGATGTTCTTGATCACGACGCCTGTCAGAAGTTGTCAAAATGGTTTGAAGACAGGTGGAATGACCGCTGGTGCCTGGACATATCGGATGAACTGGTTAGAATTATAGAGGAAAGCTGGGCACGGGAAGAATTGCTCCCTCCTTATCACATCTATGTAAAAATGGCCTATCACCTCTCACAGGAGGCCCGTTCAGGGCTGTCTGAATTTCGCATCCCCCGGGATTTTGGCAACAAGCTCTTCGAGTTTCAAACGGCGGCGGTCAAGATTGCGGCACACCACCTCAACAAACGGGGCGGCGTGCTTATCGGTGACGTAGTCGGACTGGGCAAGACCTTGATGGCTACAGCTCTGGCCCGCATCTTCGAGGACGATCACGGCCTGGAAACCCTCATCATCTGCCCGAAAAATCTTGTCGCCATGTGGGAAGACTATCGTGACCAGTACAGATTGAGAGCAAGAGTGCTTTCCATTTCGCGCGCGATTAATGAACTCCCCGATTTACGTCGTTACCGCCTTGTCCTTATTGATGAGAGTCATAACCTCCGCAACCGTGAAGGGAAACGTTACCGGGCAATTCATGAATACATCCAGGAAAATGAGAGCAAATGTATTCTTCTGTCCGCCACACCGTACAACAAGACCTATCTCGATCTTGCCAACCAGTTGCGTCTCTTTGTTGAGGAAGACAGGGACATAGGTATCCGCCCGGAAAGATTGCTGCGCGAACTCGGTGAGATTGAATTTACCAGACATTTTCAATGCCCCCACCGCTCTCTCGCCGCCTTTGAAAAGAGTGAATATCCTGACGATTGGCGAGAGCTTATGCGACTGTATCTGGTCAGGCGGACGCGAAGTTTTATCCAGGAGAATTACGCCGATACGGATGTTTCCACGGGACGGCAATATCTAACTTTTGAAGACGGTACACGGTCGTATTTCCCTGAACGTCGGCCAAAAACAATCAAGTTTGAAATAAACGACGCGGACCCCAACGATCAATACGCACGGCTTTATTCACCGGATGTAGTAGAGACCATCAATGGCCTTAGTCTGCCCCGTTATGGTTTAGGCAATTATTTAACTGCATCACCCCACAGTCCTCCGACGCAAGCCGAAGCCAGGGTCATACAAGATCTCTCTCGTGCCGGTAAAAGGCTCATGGGCTTTTGTAGAACTAACCTTTTCAAGCGTCTTGAAAGCGGCGGGCAGGCTTTTCTTCAATCCATCGAAAGGCATATTTTGCGTAATTACATCTACCTCCTCGCCATTGAACAGGGACATCCCCTTCCCATCGGCACACAGGACGCAGGGTTGCTGGATGCCCGTATATTTGACGAGGATGCGGACGCAACAGACGTTATCACTGATATGTTCGACGATGAAAATACAGATGATGAGAAGAAACCCTCTGTGACAGATGCCCTGCGGACAGAAGAGGACTTTAAGCTACGCGCATCTGAGGTTTACACGGAGTATTCGGAACAATTCAAAACGCGTTTCAGGTGGCTGCGGCCTGATCTGTTTGTAAAATCGCTCGGCAAAGACCTGCACAACGATGCCCAGTCACTATTGAAAGTCCTGCAGAAATGCGGGGAATGGAATGCTTACAAGGATGCAAAGCTGGCCACGCTCGAAAAGCTGCTGACAGAAAAGCATCCGTCAGAAAAGGTCATCGTCTTTACGCAGTTTGCCGATACCGTCCGCTACCTGGAATCGCGACTCCGTGCACGTGGCATTCAAAAACTCGCAGGCGTTACGGGCGATTCACCGAACCCCACAGCACTTGCTTGGCAGTTCAGTCCTGAAAGCAATAACAAGCGCGAGCGGATCAGTGCTGAAGATGAACTGCGTGTGCTGATCGCGACCGATGTCCTCAGCGAAGGGCAAAATTTGCAGGATTGCGCCGTCGTGGTCAATTACGATCTCCCGTGGGCAATCATTCGCCTGGTCCAGCGAGCCGGCCGCGTCGACCGCATCGGACAGAAGTCAGAAAATATTCTGTGCTATTCCTTTCTCCCTGCCGACGGTGTCGAACGTATCATAGGCCTGCGGGCACGGGTGCGCAGACGGTTGCAGGAAAATGCCGAGGTCGTGGGAACTGATGAAGCATTTTTTGAAGACGACCGGAACGATCAGGTCATCGTCGATCTTTACAATGAAAAGGCGGGGATTCTTGACGGAGATATTGATTCTGAAGTAGACCTGGCATCCTATGCTTACCAGATCTGGAAAAATGCCGTCACCCGCGATCCCCGACTGCAAAAGATTATCCCTGAACTCCCGAATGTTTGCTATTCCACGAAGGCACACCGACAGACAGACAAGGAACCCGATGGCATTCTTGTCTATTTACGCACCGCCGAAGGCAATGACGCCCTGGTGTGGGTGGATAAAGAAGGTAAAAGTGTCACCGAATCCCAGCTTGCCATACTGAAAGCTGCGGAATGTAAGCCTGAGACCCCGGCGCTGAATCGGCATCAAAGACACCACGAACTTGTCAAAAAGGGCGTTGAGTTGATTATTGAAGAAGAAAAATCTGTCGGTGGTGAACTTGGGCGGCCTTCGGGGGCGCGCTATCGCGCCTACGAACGCCTGAAACGCTATGCAGAAGAAATCAGAGGAACCCTTTTTGAGTCTCAGGAACTTCTCAAAGCCATAGACGATATTTACCGCTACCCGTTACGCTCATCAGCGACGGATACCCTGAACCGCCAATTCCGGAGCGGCATTTCTGATGAAATCCTGGCCCAACTGGTCGTCGCCCTCCGTGACGAAGGCCGCCTCTGCCTCGTCCATGAAGAAGAACAGGCACAGGAGCCAAGAATCATCTGTTCGATGGGATTACTCGGCAAGAGCGAATGA
- the glmM gene encoding phosphoglucosamine mutase, translating into MGKLFGTDGIRGIANEYPMTAEMALNIGRATAHLFKRKGHTPRIIVGKDTRISGYMFENALVAGICSMGVNAIMVGVLPTPGIAFLTSSNKADAGIVISASHNPLQDNGIKIFSGEGFKLPDEKELAIEEMIFANNMHTLHPSPRELGKAYRMDDAGGRYIIFLKHAFPGELTLEGTRVVLDCAHGAAYKVAPATFSELGAEVTTLFDQPDGKNINVNCGSQHPFVLAEEVLKRKADIGFAFDGDGDRLVAVDERGTVLTGDQILAICASVLKKEGKLTNNLVVRTVMSNIGLSIALQELGIESVITGVGDRYVLEAMLTKGAVIGGEDSGHLIFLQHHTTGDGIITALQLAAAIKKGEKPLSELAKIMKVFPQVLINVEVKIRPEISSVPAIAQVIKEVEKKLGDKGRVLVRYSGTQNMCRVMVEGPNHEETERYCRQIVGVVKERLN; encoded by the coding sequence ATGGGAAAGTTGTTTGGTACCGATGGTATAAGGGGTATTGCCAATGAATATCCGATGACGGCGGAGATGGCCTTGAATATTGGTCGGGCTACCGCACACCTCTTCAAACGGAAGGGTCATACCCCCAGGATCATTGTCGGGAAGGATACCCGCATCTCCGGTTACATGTTTGAAAATGCCCTTGTTGCCGGGATCTGTTCCATGGGAGTGAATGCCATCATGGTCGGAGTCCTCCCCACACCGGGCATCGCCTTTTTAACCAGCAGCAACAAGGCTGATGCCGGCATTGTCATTTCCGCCTCCCACAATCCTCTTCAGGACAATGGCATTAAGATCTTTTCCGGTGAGGGATTCAAGCTTCCCGATGAGAAGGAACTCGCCATAGAAGAGATGATTTTTGCAAACAATATGCACACGCTCCATCCCTCACCCCGGGAACTGGGGAAGGCTTACCGCATGGACGATGCAGGGGGCCGGTACATTATCTTTTTGAAACATGCCTTCCCCGGGGAACTCACGCTGGAGGGTACCAGAGTTGTCCTTGACTGCGCCCATGGCGCTGCCTACAAAGTGGCGCCGGCGACCTTCTCTGAATTAGGAGCCGAAGTGACCACGCTCTTCGATCAGCCTGATGGCAAAAATATCAACGTCAATTGTGGATCCCAGCACCCTTTTGTGCTGGCGGAAGAGGTCTTAAAGAGAAAAGCTGATATTGGGTTCGCCTTCGATGGAGACGGTGACCGCCTTGTTGCTGTTGATGAAAGAGGGACGGTGTTGACAGGGGATCAGATTCTCGCTATCTGTGCCAGCGTACTGAAAAAGGAAGGCAAACTGACCAATAATCTGGTGGTGAGAACCGTAATGAGCAACATCGGACTCAGCATTGCCTTGCAGGAATTGGGTATAGAATCGGTGATAACCGGGGTAGGAGACAGGTACGTCCTCGAAGCAATGCTAACTAAGGGGGCAGTCATTGGCGGTGAGGATTCAGGTCATCTGATCTTTTTGCAGCATCACACGACGGGAGACGGGATTATCACGGCCTTACAATTGGCGGCGGCGATAAAAAAGGGAGAAAAACCCTTATCCGAACTCGCAAAGATCATGAAGGTATTTCCCCAGGTTCTAATCAATGTGGAGGTGAAAATAAGACCTGAAATATCCTCGGTACCGGCAATCGCCCAGGTGATTAAAGAGGTCGAAAAAAAATTGGGGGATAAAGGAAGGGTCCTGGTACGGTACTCGGGGACCCAGAACATGTGCCGTGTGATGGTGGAGGGACCGAATCATGAGGAAACCGAGAGATACTGCCGGCAAATTGTAGGGGTGGTCAAAGAGAGGCTGAACTAA
- a CDS encoding DASS family sodium-coupled anion symporter, whose protein sequence is MVERERRSYKSFAEVKETLSPAEERFELWRNTIGLFLGPLIGLIIYLIPMPALTPKAHVLATILAWIVVWWITEPVPIPITALLGAVLCVVFDVASAKVAFAPFADPIIYLFLGSFILAEAMSIHGLDKRFGFGIMSLKWVGNSTGRILFAYGLICAFLSMWISNTATTAMMFPIGLGIIYAMGDIVEQQTGKVVDLTRLRYGTGMMLMAAFASSTGGIGTPVGSPPNLIGIAMIENYCKVKIPFFQWMLFCIPLLVFLFIVLYFLMYCLHKPELANIEGSAEYLQRERAELGKWKPGERNALIAFLITVALWVIPGILAVIYSTGHPIYKAYSKMMPEGVAALIGAGLLFLLPVNWKERKFTISWKQATKIDWGTLLLFGGGITLGSLMFDTKLAEVIGTGLLKLSGAKSVWGITFASIFIAILVSETSSNTASANMVVPVMIALSMAAGVNPIPPAIGATLGASWGFMMPVSTPPNAIVYGSGMVPITKMIRAGIFFDIAGGIVLWVGLRILLPLVGLA, encoded by the coding sequence ATGGTAGAGCGTGAACGCAGAAGTTATAAAAGCTTTGCGGAGGTAAAAGAGACACTCTCGCCTGCAGAAGAACGTTTTGAGCTATGGCGTAATACAATAGGGTTGTTTCTTGGTCCATTAATAGGCTTAATCATATACCTTATTCCAATGCCTGCATTAACTCCAAAGGCACATGTACTGGCAACCATTCTTGCGTGGATCGTTGTATGGTGGATCACAGAACCTGTTCCCATTCCGATAACTGCCTTGCTTGGAGCTGTGCTCTGCGTGGTTTTTGATGTAGCAAGTGCAAAAGTGGCATTCGCTCCATTTGCAGACCCCATCATCTACCTGTTTCTGGGGAGTTTTATCCTGGCAGAGGCCATGTCCATACATGGACTGGATAAACGCTTTGGGTTCGGAATCATGTCTCTAAAATGGGTAGGTAACAGCACAGGGCGTATCCTCTTCGCATACGGACTTATCTGTGCATTTCTGTCCATGTGGATCAGCAACACTGCGACGACAGCGATGATGTTCCCCATCGGTCTCGGTATTATTTACGCCATGGGAGACATCGTTGAACAACAAACCGGAAAAGTAGTTGACCTTACGCGTCTGCGCTATGGCACCGGTATGATGTTAATGGCTGCATTTGCCTCATCCACAGGAGGTATCGGCACACCTGTCGGGTCACCGCCGAACCTGATCGGTATTGCCATGATCGAAAACTACTGCAAGGTAAAGATACCCTTTTTCCAATGGATGCTCTTCTGCATCCCCTTACTCGTATTTTTATTTATAGTCCTCTATTTCCTGATGTACTGCCTGCATAAACCTGAGTTAGCAAATATAGAGGGCAGCGCTGAATATTTACAACGAGAAAGAGCGGAATTGGGAAAGTGGAAACCAGGAGAGAGAAACGCGTTAATTGCATTTTTGATAACGGTTGCATTATGGGTTATACCTGGCATCCTCGCAGTTATATATTCGACAGGCCACCCGATATATAAAGCATACAGCAAAATGATGCCGGAAGGCGTAGCCGCCCTTATAGGTGCGGGGCTCCTTTTCCTCCTTCCGGTAAACTGGAAAGAGAGGAAATTTACCATATCATGGAAACAGGCAACCAAAATAGACTGGGGTACGCTACTGTTGTTCGGCGGAGGCATCACACTCGGTAGCCTTATGTTTGACACGAAACTGGCAGAGGTCATCGGTACGGGATTACTTAAGCTCAGTGGTGCAAAATCCGTCTGGGGTATCACGTTCGCTTCCATTTTCATTGCCATCCTGGTGAGTGAAACATCATCGAACACGGCTTCAGCCAACATGGTGGTGCCAGTCATGATAGCCCTTTCCATGGCTGCGGGAGTCAACCCTATACCGCCTGCCATTGGGGCAACTTTAGGGGCAAGCTGGGGCTTCATGATGCCTGTATCCACACCGCCTAATGCCATTGTCTATGGTTCCGGCATGGTCCCCATTACGAAAATGATACGGGCAGGCATCTTTTTCGACATTGCAGGTGGTATAGTTTTATGGGTTGGTCTCAGGATACTCCTGCCACTTGTCGGTCTTGCTTAG